The following are from one region of the Bacillus methanolicus MGA3 genome:
- a CDS encoding MDR family MFS transporter yields the protein MFFSALEQTVVGTAMPTIVSELNGFSIFAWVTTAYLITSTTVVPIVGKLSDMFGRRVLYLLGILIFVLGSGLCATATTMQQLVLYRGLQGLGGGMIMPLSQTIIGDIFSAEQRAKWQGVFGGLFALSSIVGPFIGGFLVDHVSWHWIFLINVPFGLLSGILIFAGLKREKAAGTTDAPIDYLGIAVFVPALVLLLIGLTFGGDKFAWDSAASYSIFGSSAVLYILFGLVERRAKEPILDLKLFQNRVFAVSNVLGFLLGLGMFGAIMFVPMFMQAIMGVSPTKAGSTMTPMMISLIAASIIGSQILLRTRYRNVLVAGMLITSLGFYLMSTMGVDTSLFITYLYMIILGIGMGLVMPTLTIVVQEAFPKSQLGTVTSAAAFFRSIGGTIGVTLFNVVMNHSINDNMKQVLSDPDVASNQAVHLVLAKLAENTDSLFGVMIAPRALKMPEELTKQIVGYVKHAWTDSFSFVFIVGLSIIALGVLTASFVGGGRIQRDKEKKEVYAATK from the coding sequence GACATGTTCGGCAGAAGGGTTCTATACTTATTGGGAATTCTGATCTTCGTATTGGGCTCGGGGCTGTGCGCTACTGCCACTACTATGCAGCAACTGGTGCTATACCGCGGCCTGCAAGGCCTGGGAGGCGGCATGATCATGCCTTTGTCCCAGACGATCATAGGGGATATCTTCTCGGCGGAGCAACGGGCCAAATGGCAGGGCGTATTCGGAGGCCTGTTCGCCTTAAGTTCCATCGTTGGACCGTTTATCGGTGGCTTCCTTGTGGATCACGTCAGCTGGCACTGGATTTTCTTAATTAACGTACCTTTTGGCTTGTTGTCCGGCATTCTGATTTTTGCTGGATTGAAGAGGGAAAAAGCGGCAGGCACCACCGATGCTCCAATCGACTACTTGGGTATTGCCGTATTTGTTCCGGCACTGGTTCTGCTGCTGATTGGACTAACTTTCGGGGGAGATAAATTTGCATGGGATTCTGCCGCCAGCTACAGTATTTTCGGTTCATCCGCCGTTTTGTACATTCTGTTCGGCTTGGTGGAACGCCGGGCCAAAGAACCGATTCTCGATCTTAAGCTGTTCCAAAACCGCGTATTCGCCGTTTCGAACGTTCTGGGTTTCCTGCTGGGTCTGGGCATGTTCGGCGCAATCATGTTCGTTCCGATGTTCATGCAGGCCATCATGGGAGTATCGCCGACGAAAGCTGGCTCTACGATGACTCCTATGATGATCTCCCTGATCGCCGCAAGCATAATCGGTTCTCAGATCCTTCTGCGCACCCGGTATCGGAATGTGCTGGTTGCGGGGATGCTGATTACTTCGCTGGGATTTTATCTGATGAGCACCATGGGTGTGGACACTTCCTTGTTTATCACTTACCTTTATATGATCATTCTCGGAATCGGCATGGGTCTCGTCATGCCAACATTGACTATTGTGGTTCAGGAAGCCTTCCCGAAAAGCCAGCTCGGCACCGTAACCTCGGCCGCCGCCTTCTTCCGGTCCATCGGGGGTACCATTGGGGTCACGCTGTTTAACGTGGTGATGAACCACAGCATTAATGACAATATGAAGCAGGTGCTCTCAGATCCGGATGTCGCTTCCAACCAGGCTGTCCACTTGGTATTGGCAAAGCTTGCGGAGAACACCGACAGTCTATTCGGCGTGATGATCGCCCCAAGAGCACTGAAGATGCCGGAGGAGCTTACCAAACAGATCGTCGGTTACGTGAAGCACGCTTGGACCGATTCCTTCAGCTTCGTCTTCATTGTCGGATTGAGCATTATCGCTCTCGGCGTCCTGACAGCTTCCTTTGTCGGCGGCGGTCGAATTCAGCGGGATAAGGAGAAGAAAGAGGTCTATGCTGCTACAAAATAA
- a CDS encoding ATP-binding protein, whose product MTLNINLLKNLPFPYFVIDRNFKILFQSNKAIEEFSFKKNFLNLAVESSRKKLKDFLSDINDSPHLNICMLKKNLKACSVRLYKLPSDEELHLFCFPNEIDSDERLQVDPLCQKQDNEMNIQVITEVLPNNDYFASIGKLAAGIVHEIRNPLTAVKGFIQLLKPYLSEIGKEYYADVALEEINRTNEIIFEFLNNAKPNDRMKQPAHLNKIIRDVVILYKSEAILRNINITVDYDDHDTVLQLEDKQLKHILTNILNNAIEALSDRKDGVQGCIHIATKVREDHAVIFIEDNGCGMSKETLESLFLPFYSTKENGTGIGMPLCKKIIEDNGGQIEISSIVNTGTIIKVVLPVVQKAKLTSIV is encoded by the coding sequence ATGACATTAAATATTAACCTGTTGAAAAATTTGCCTTTTCCGTATTTTGTCATCGATCGAAACTTCAAGATTCTTTTTCAATCAAACAAAGCCATTGAAGAGTTTTCTTTTAAGAAAAATTTTCTTAACCTTGCTGTCGAATCTTCACGAAAGAAATTAAAAGATTTCTTATCTGACATCAATGACTCTCCTCATTTAAACATATGTATGCTAAAGAAAAATTTGAAAGCATGTTCAGTACGCCTATATAAATTACCATCAGACGAAGAATTGCATCTATTTTGCTTTCCTAATGAAATTGACTCAGACGAACGATTGCAAGTTGACCCTTTATGCCAAAAACAAGACAATGAAATGAATATTCAAGTAATAACAGAAGTTCTTCCAAATAACGATTATTTCGCGTCAATTGGTAAGCTGGCTGCCGGGATCGTGCATGAAATAAGGAATCCGCTTACAGCTGTAAAAGGATTTATCCAGCTGCTAAAACCATATTTATCGGAAATAGGCAAGGAATATTACGCCGATGTTGCCCTTGAGGAAATTAATCGGACAAATGAAATTATTTTTGAATTTTTAAATAATGCAAAACCAAACGATCGAATGAAACAGCCTGCTCATTTAAATAAGATTATTAGGGATGTAGTCATTTTATATAAGAGTGAAGCTATCTTAAGAAATATTAATATTACAGTTGACTATGATGATCATGATACTGTTCTGCAATTGGAGGATAAGCAATTAAAACACATTTTAACAAATATCTTGAACAATGCGATCGAAGCACTCAGTGACCGAAAAGATGGCGTGCAAGGATGCATTCATATTGCAACAAAAGTACGTGAGGACCATGCAGTTATTTTTATCGAAGATAATGGATGCGGAATGAGCAAGGAAACACTGGAAAGCTTGTTTCTTCCTTTTTACTCAACAAAAGAAAATGGAACCGGAATTGGAATGCCCTTATGTAAAAAAATTATTGAAGATAACGGGGGACAAATCGAAATCTCCAGCATCGTAAATACAGGAACGATCATTAAAGTCGTTTTGCCAGTAGTTCAGAAGGCTAAATTAACATCAATTGTTTAA
- the plsY gene encoding glycerol-3-phosphate 1-O-acyltransferase PlsY — protein MAVYGLIVILAYLLGSIPSGLIVGKVFYGVDIREHGSGNLGGTNTFRTLGVKAGLAVTIADILKGTLAASLPHFFGSDFHELAAGVFAVIGHMYPVFAGFRGGKAVATSGGVLLYYAPIMFLIVLAAFFISLFITKYVSLSSILAAVTAIIYSFIDGDIPLIIVVLILSSFVFYRHRANIKRIMNKTEPKVKWL, from the coding sequence ATGGCAGTGTATGGACTCATTGTTATTCTCGCTTATTTGCTCGGATCCATTCCTTCAGGATTAATTGTTGGAAAGGTATTTTACGGAGTCGATATTCGGGAGCATGGCAGCGGAAACCTCGGGGGAACTAACACATTTCGCACTCTGGGGGTTAAAGCGGGACTTGCAGTTACCATTGCAGATATTTTAAAGGGCACATTAGCAGCATCCTTGCCTCATTTCTTTGGTTCAGATTTTCATGAACTTGCAGCTGGTGTTTTTGCCGTAATCGGCCATATGTATCCTGTATTTGCAGGCTTTAGAGGCGGCAAAGCGGTTGCTACATCCGGCGGGGTGCTGTTGTATTATGCACCAATTATGTTTTTAATCGTTTTAGCGGCTTTTTTCATCAGCTTATTTATTACAAAGTACGTTTCCCTTTCTTCTATCTTAGCAGCCGTTACAGCGATCATTTATTCTTTCATAGACGGGGACATTCCCCTCATCATCGTTGTGTTGATTCTATCTTCTTTTGTCTTTTACCGCCACCGGGCAAATATTAAGCGAATTATGAACAAAACCGAACCAAAAGTTAAATGGTTGTAA